The Aestuariibaculum lutulentum genome segment ATCGTTAAAAAAGAAGAGAACCAAACGCTTGTAAAACTTCAAATTGAGCCTGGTAAATCTTACATTCTTAAAAGCGAAAACAGCAAGTCTCAAAACGACTGGAATTATTTTAACGCTTCTGCGGAAGCTATTCCTTTAAATGGTTCTTGGACTATCAACTTTGAAAAAGGTGGACCACAACTTCCTGCTTCTACAACAATAGATTCATTACAATCCTGGACGACTTTAAGTCCCGAAGCTGAAGCTTTTTCAGGAACAGCTTCTTACACAATTCAATTTAATACTCCTGATATTGATGCAGATAACTGGAAACTAAACTTAGGAGATGTTCGCGAAAGTGCCAAAGTCTGGTTAAATGGCAAATATATTGGAGATGTCTGGTCGGCGCCTTTCAATATTCAATTAGGCAAATTGAAAAAAGGAAACAACGAATTAAAAATAAAAGTCACCAATTTGCCTGCAAACAGAATTCGCGCTAAAGAATTAAGAGGCGAAGAATGGAAAATCTTTTACGAGATTAACATGGTAAATAAAGATTATCAAAAATTTGATGCCACATTATGGAATCCGATGCCTTCCGGACTTTTAGGTCCTGTAACCTTAACACCACTAACAAAGACATTACAATAACATTTATCTTATGAAAAAGCTTTTTATATCATTCAGTTTAGGACTATTAATTTCAGGATTAAGTTTTGCTCAGCAACCTTTCAACAAAAAAGAAGTCTTGGAAGACATGCAACTTGCCAACAAATACTTTATGGAAAAATGGCAGGATGTAGGTAAAACGATTATCACAAATAAAGAACGTCCTAGTAACATCTGGACACGTGGCGTATATTACGAAGGATTAATGGCCTTATACGAAATATACCCTGACGAAGCCTATTACAAATATGCTTACGACTGGGCAGAATTCCATGACTGGGGTTTTAGAAATGGTAATGCCAACCGCAATGCCGATGATTATTGCGCAGCGCAAACCTATATTGATTTATACAATTTAGAACCCGATTCTAAAAAATTAAGAAACACGAAGGCTTGTATAAACATGCTTATGAATACCCCTCAATTGGACGACTGGTCTTGGATTGATGCTATACAAATGGGCATGCCGGTGTTTGCTAAATTAGGTGTTTTAGAAAATGATACACGCTATTTCGAAAAAATGTACGAAATGTATATGTACACCAGAGATAAACATGGCGACAACGGCCTTTACAATCCTAAAGATGGCCTTTGGTGGCGCGATGCCGATTTCGATCCGCCATACACCGAACCTAATGGCGAAGACTGCTACTGGAGTCGTGGTAACGGCTGGGTTATTGGTGCTTTAGCAAAAGTATTATCCATCATCCCGGAAGATGCGCCTCACCGCGATCAATACATAAAAGATTTAAAAGCTATGGCCGAAGCTTTAGTACCTATTCAGCGTAACGATGGTTTTTGGAATGTAAGTTTACACGATCCTTCACATTTTGGAGGTAAAGAAACTTCTGGGACTGCCTTATTTATTTACGGCATGGCCTACGGGGTTAACAATGGTATTTTAAGCAAAGACAAGTATTTGCCTGTAATTGAAAAAGGTTGGAATGGTATTATTCATGAAGCTTTAAACGACAACGGATTCCTTGGTTATTTGCAATCTACTGGAAAAGAACCTAAAGATGGCATGCCTTTATCGTACACCAAAGTACCAGATTTTGAAGATTATGGTTTAGGTTGTTTTCTTTTAGCTGGTGCCGAAATTTATAGAATGAAGTAATGAATTGAAAATAAAAATAATGGTTAAACTTAACTACTTAATTACGCTTCTACTTTCCGCAATAATTATTAAGATCAATGCTCAAAATAATGAAATTCCACTATGGGATAACATTCCTAACGCTATCGATAATAAAGATTATAAAGAAGAATTTCGATTAGATTCAAACGGAAATCCCAATGCTATTCGTTTAGTTTCTATTCCGACCCTCAAACCATTTTTGGTTGGAAATACAAATCCAGAAAATCCAGCGGTGATTATTTGTCCAGGTGGTGGTTACAGTGTTTTAGCGCAT includes the following:
- a CDS encoding glycoside hydrolase family 88/105 protein, with the translated sequence MKKLFISFSLGLLISGLSFAQQPFNKKEVLEDMQLANKYFMEKWQDVGKTIITNKERPSNIWTRGVYYEGLMALYEIYPDEAYYKYAYDWAEFHDWGFRNGNANRNADDYCAAQTYIDLYNLEPDSKKLRNTKACINMLMNTPQLDDWSWIDAIQMGMPVFAKLGVLENDTRYFEKMYEMYMYTRDKHGDNGLYNPKDGLWWRDADFDPPYTEPNGEDCYWSRGNGWVIGALAKVLSIIPEDAPHRDQYIKDLKAMAEALVPIQRNDGFWNVSLHDPSHFGGKETSGTALFIYGMAYGVNNGILSKDKYLPVIEKGWNGIIHEALNDNGFLGYLQSTGKEPKDGMPLSYTKVPDFEDYGLGCFLLAGAEIYRMK